The Anaerosoma tenue genome has a window encoding:
- the rpoZ gene encoding DNA-directed RNA polymerase subunit omega, with the protein MVIKPEIDQLLEKVDSKYTLCIVAAKRARQINDMIHGVRDQALLTMQAPQIAQITSTKPLTLALDEIANGDVSYERVTESYK; encoded by the coding sequence ATGGTCATCAAGCCCGAGATCGACCAGTTGCTCGAGAAGGTCGATTCCAAGTACACGCTCTGCATCGTGGCCGCCAAGCGCGCGCGGCAGATCAACGACATGATCCATGGCGTGCGCGACCAGGCTCTGCTCACCATGCAGGCGCCGCAGATCGCGCAGATCACGAGCACCAAGCCGCTCACGCTCGCGCTCGACGAGATCGCCAACGGCGACGTGAGCTACGAGCGCGTCACGGAGAGCTACAAGTAG
- a CDS encoding RHS repeat-associated core domain-containing protein has product MTYAYHTDALGSVVAITSPSGAVVATYAYDPYGGVTQVGGSDAALAERNPLRYRAYYHDTTTGHYYLPARYYDPDTMRFLSPDPAPPSAGDPLTLNRYACCVGDPVDMSDPSGAVIDVDGDGTLDVEDTWSQSYLRTSPSASRRNQHIKAARRAGMVSAVGDSSARRMSARGVSQMAIWEYRAAIANTPADHVWRDETMFVHTRANIGVWSFGWTVRETARNWMTYTSADSLSFTYDPISWPDLGVTQSRSTRPPTLGVSVEGPSATLLSGWPAPEGGSLGGTPSTSLCGVTYCMYANTSPLYGADGVPSNR; this is encoded by the coding sequence GTGACCTACGCGTATCACACCGACGCGCTCGGGAGCGTGGTCGCGATCACCTCGCCTTCAGGCGCCGTCGTCGCCACCTACGCCTACGACCCCTACGGGGGCGTGACGCAGGTGGGCGGGAGCGACGCGGCGCTCGCCGAGCGCAACCCCCTGCGCTACCGCGCCTACTACCACGACACCACCACTGGGCACTACTACCTGCCCGCCCGCTACTACGACCCGGACACCATGCGCTTCTTATCACCCGACCCGGCTCCCCCGAGCGCCGGAGACCCGCTTACGCTCAACCGCTACGCGTGCTGCGTGGGGGACCCGGTGGATATGAGCGACCCGAGCGGGGCGGTGATCGATGTGGATGGGGATGGCACGCTGGACGTAGAGGACACGTGGAGCCAAAGCTACCTGCGTACATCTCCGTCAGCGAGCAGGAGAAACCAGCATATCAAGGCAGCACGTCGAGCCGGGATGGTCAGTGCTGTCGGCGACTCTAGTGCTCGCAGGATGAGTGCGCGAGGTGTCTCCCAGATGGCGATTTGGGAGTATCGCGCGGCGATTGCGAACACACCTGCCGATCATGTATGGCGAGACGAGACCATGTTCGTCCATACGCGAGCCAACATAGGTGTGTGGTCGTTCGGATGGACCGTCCGGGAGACTGCGCGCAACTGGATGACATACACCTCGGCTGACTCCTTGTCTTTCACGTATGATCCGATATCTTGGCCTGATCTTGGCGTCACACAGTCCAGATCCACACGACCCCCGACGCTCGGCGTATCAGTTGAGGGTCCCAGCGCGACTCTTCTCTCCGGGTGGCCCGCTCCCGAAGGCGGGAGTCTGGGAGGTACACCGAGCACATCTCTCTGCGGTGTGACCTACTGCATGTACGCCAACACGTCTCCACTCTATGGTGCAGATGGGGTGCCCAGCAACCGATGA
- the mihF gene encoding integration host factor, actinobacterial type encodes MALPNLSEADRKKALEKAAQARQARAELRQKIKSGSMSFADVMAKSDDPIVARMKVSTLLESLPGFGKAKAAKIMGELEISESRRVQGLGARQREQLMKRLG; translated from the coding sequence ATGGCTCTACCGAACCTGTCCGAGGCCGACCGCAAGAAGGCTCTGGAAAAGGCTGCCCAGGCCCGCCAGGCGCGCGCGGAGCTCCGCCAGAAGATCAAGAGCGGCTCGATGTCGTTCGCCGATGTGATGGCCAAGTCGGACGACCCCATCGTTGCCCGCATGAAGGTGTCCACGTTGCTCGAGAGCCTGCCCGGTTTCGGCAAGGCCAAGGCCGCCAAGATCATGGGTGAGCTCGAGATCTCCGAGAGCCGCCGTGTGCAGGGTCTTGGCGCGCGGCAGCGCGAGCAGCTCATGAAGCGTCTCGGCTAG
- the gmk gene encoding guanylate kinase: protein MQPGSLFIISGPSGAGKGTLVDRLVARVPRLWVSVSATTRLPRPGEVDGVDYVFLTPGEFERRVEAGEFLEWAEVHGNRYGTLRSTVEERLAEGVDVILEIDPQGAFQVKEQMPESVLVFITAPSLGELERRIRHRGAETDEQVRTRLETAERELRLVGTYDHVVENDDVVMATERLAGIVESHRPYEGCR, encoded by the coding sequence ATGCAGCCGGGCTCGCTGTTCATCATCTCGGGCCCCTCGGGGGCCGGCAAAGGAACTCTGGTCGACCGTCTGGTGGCCAGGGTTCCGCGTCTGTGGGTGTCCGTCTCGGCCACCACGCGCTTGCCGCGCCCTGGCGAGGTGGACGGCGTGGACTACGTGTTCCTCACGCCCGGGGAGTTCGAGCGCCGGGTGGAGGCGGGGGAGTTCCTCGAGTGGGCCGAGGTCCACGGCAACCGTTACGGCACGCTGCGGTCCACCGTGGAGGAGCGCCTGGCCGAAGGGGTGGACGTCATCCTCGAGATCGACCCGCAGGGAGCGTTCCAGGTGAAGGAGCAGATGCCCGAGTCGGTGCTGGTGTTCATCACCGCGCCTTCGCTCGGCGAACTCGAGCGGCGGATCAGGCATCGTGGCGCCGAGACGGACGAGCAGGTCAGGACCCGTCTGGAGACCGCCGAGAGGGAACTCCGCCTTGTGGGGACATACGATCATGTGGTAGAAAACGATGATGTTGTCATGGCCACGGAACGGTTGGCCGGCATCGTCGAATCCCACCGACCCTATGAAGGATGTCGCTGA
- a CDS encoding tRNA-queuosine alpha-mannosyltransferase domain-containing protein produces the protein MSDPAARSTDAPIRVLALEPYYGGSHRAVLDGLIGRMEPLGFAFDVLTLPPRKWKWRMRGSAITMAEEARALAAAWREAHPGGEAGRLHPDRAWDVIYASTFVNLAEFVALAGEAVADVPRIVYFHENQLLYPNRHTAEWDYQFALTNITSALTAERCLFNTRYNLDGFLAEIPGFLREFPDHRPQGVAERIAARSEVVPPPFDPAPFDGAPVTRGPRPRIVWPHRWEHDKDPEAFFAAVGALAAEGLEFEVAIAGQSFRETEALVVEAASSLGDRLVHVGEPGSRAEYARLLASADIAVSTARNEFFGLAMLEAAYAGCAPLVPDRLAYPELYPADMRYGTQEQLVARLRSLIAERPAPGTARAIAEPYTFERLVPRYTEVFRRVAKR, from the coding sequence ATGAGCGACCCCGCAGCGCGCTCCACAGACGCCCCCATCCGCGTGCTGGCGCTCGAGCCCTACTACGGCGGCTCGCATCGCGCAGTGCTCGACGGCCTGATCGGGCGCATGGAGCCCCTCGGCTTCGCGTTCGATGTACTCACCCTGCCGCCACGGAAGTGGAAGTGGCGCATGCGAGGCTCGGCGATCACCATGGCCGAGGAAGCCCGCGCGCTCGCTGCAGCGTGGCGCGAGGCGCACCCGGGCGGAGAGGCAGGGCGCCTGCATCCCGATCGCGCCTGGGACGTCATCTACGCATCCACCTTCGTGAACCTGGCGGAGTTCGTGGCGCTCGCGGGCGAGGCGGTGGCGGATGTGCCGCGCATTGTGTACTTCCACGAGAACCAACTGCTGTACCCCAACCGCCACACCGCCGAGTGGGACTACCAGTTCGCGCTCACCAACATCACGAGCGCTCTTACCGCTGAACGCTGCCTCTTCAACACCCGCTACAACCTCGACGGTTTCCTCGCCGAGATCCCCGGCTTCCTGCGCGAGTTCCCCGACCACCGGCCGCAGGGCGTGGCCGAGCGCATCGCCGCGCGCTCGGAGGTGGTGCCGCCGCCGTTCGACCCGGCGCCGTTCGATGGTGCGCCAGTCACCCGAGGCCCGCGTCCGCGCATCGTGTGGCCGCACCGCTGGGAGCACGACAAGGACCCGGAGGCGTTCTTCGCGGCGGTGGGTGCGCTTGCGGCCGAGGGTCTGGAGTTCGAGGTGGCGATCGCGGGCCAGTCGTTCCGGGAGACCGAGGCGCTCGTGGTGGAGGCGGCCTCATCGCTCGGTGATCGCCTGGTGCACGTGGGGGAGCCCGGATCGCGTGCCGAGTACGCGCGCTTGCTCGCCAGCGCAGACATCGCCGTCTCCACTGCGCGCAACGAGTTCTTTGGCCTGGCGATGCTCGAGGCGGCCTATGCCGGGTGTGCACCGCTCGTACCGGACCGGCTGGCGTATCCGGAGCTCTATCCGGCGGACATGCGGTACGGGACGCAGGAGCAGCTTGTGGCCAGGTTGCGGAGCCTGATCGCCGAGCGCCCCGCTCCCGGCACGGCCAGGGCGATCGCCGAGCCGTACACGTTCGAGCGGCTTGTCCCGCGGTACACCGAGGTCTTCCGGCGGGTGGCGAAGCGGTAG
- the thiI gene encoding tRNA uracil 4-sulfurtransferase ThiI, with amino-acid sequence MRTALVHYHEIGLKGRNRGQFERRLESNLRWALRGVPGVEVARVASRVAVHIPRDTDPSSVLDTIAGTPGVAYVAYGREVERTPEAIAEAALAEAHGAVARLGGSAGTFAIDARRSATDHDETSMEMNRRVGEIVRMQTGLTVDLDSPDITVWIAVVQSAAYVWTQRCEGIGGLPVGTSGGVVALLSSGIDSPVAAWRIMRRGAFVVGVHFSGRPQTTGRSEHYAAEIARVLARGGGMERLYTVPFGEVQRRIALDAPDDLRVLLYRRFMVRVAERIAEAERAKALVTGESLGQVASQTLDNIGAIDAVATLPVLRPLIGSDKQEIVAEARAIGTYDLSIACDDDCCTLFMPRRPETHARAKELEEAEAGLDVDGLVAEALYGATSESFPTAGRRGRGRG; translated from the coding sequence GTGCGGACGGCCTTGGTGCACTACCACGAGATCGGCCTCAAGGGCCGCAACAGGGGGCAGTTCGAACGCAGGCTCGAATCGAACCTGCGCTGGGCGCTGCGGGGCGTCCCTGGCGTTGAGGTGGCCCGCGTGGCGAGCCGCGTTGCCGTGCATATCCCGCGTGACACAGATCCCTCATCCGTGCTCGACACCATCGCCGGCACGCCGGGCGTGGCGTACGTGGCGTACGGCCGGGAGGTCGAGCGCACACCCGAGGCGATAGCCGAGGCCGCGCTCGCTGAGGCACACGGGGCCGTCGCCCGGCTGGGCGGCTCGGCCGGCACGTTCGCGATCGACGCCCGGCGGTCGGCCACCGACCACGACGAGACCAGCATGGAGATGAACCGTCGCGTGGGCGAGATCGTGCGCATGCAGACGGGGCTCACGGTAGACCTGGACTCGCCCGACATCACGGTGTGGATTGCGGTGGTGCAGTCGGCGGCGTATGTGTGGACGCAGCGCTGCGAGGGCATCGGGGGACTGCCGGTGGGCACCTCGGGAGGCGTGGTGGCGCTCCTGTCCTCGGGCATCGACTCGCCCGTGGCCGCGTGGCGCATCATGCGGCGCGGGGCGTTCGTGGTGGGTGTGCACTTCTCGGGCCGTCCGCAGACTACCGGGCGCTCAGAGCACTACGCTGCCGAGATCGCACGCGTGCTCGCACGCGGCGGCGGGATGGAGCGCCTGTACACGGTGCCGTTCGGCGAGGTGCAGCGGCGCATCGCGCTCGACGCCCCCGACGACCTCAGGGTGCTCCTCTACCGCAGGTTCATGGTGAGGGTCGCCGAGCGGATCGCCGAGGCCGAGCGCGCCAAGGCGCTCGTGACGGGGGAGAGCCTGGGTCAGGTGGCGTCGCAGACGCTCGACAACATCGGGGCCATCGACGCCGTGGCCACCCTGCCTGTGTTGCGGCCGCTCATCGGCTCGGACAAGCAGGAGATCGTGGCCGAGGCGCGCGCCATCGGCACGTACGACCTCTCGATCGCATGCGACGACGACTGCTGCACGCTCTTCATGCCGCGGCGCCCGGAGACTCATGCGCGCGCCAAGGAGCTGGAGGAGGCCGAGGCTGGTCTCGACGTCGACGGTCTGGTGGCCGAGGCGCTTTACGGCGCCACCTCCGAGAGCTTCCCCACCGCCGGCAGGCGAGGGAGGGGCCGAGGATGA